From one Trifolium pratense cultivar HEN17-A07 linkage group LG1, ARS_RC_1.1, whole genome shotgun sequence genomic stretch:
- the LOC123922893 gene encoding 60S ribosomal protein L4, translated as MAAAAARPLVTVHSLEGDMATDSPVTLPIPDVMRAAIRPDIVNFVHSNISKNSRQPYAVSRKAGHQTSAESWGTGRAVSRIPRVAGGGTHRAGQAAFGNMCRGGRMFAPTRIWRRWHRKINVNQKRYAVVSAIAASAVPSLVLARGHRIESVPEFPLVVGDSAEGVEKTKEAIKLLKHVGAFPDAEKAKNSHGIRPGKGKMRNRRYISRKGPLIVYGTEGAKAVKAFRNIPGVEITNVERLNLLKLAPGGHLGRFVIWTKTAFEKLDSIYGSFDKASEKKKGYVLPRAKMVNSDLTRIINSDEVQSVVRPVKKDVKRATLKKNPLKNLNVMLRLNPYAKTAKRMALLAEAERVKAKKEKLDKKRKSVSKEEASAIKAAGKAWYQTMVSDSDYTEFDNFSKWLGVSQ; from the exons ATGGCCGCCGCAGCAGCTCGTCCCCTGGTCACTGTCCATTCTCTTGAAGGAGACATGGCCACTGATTCCCCCGTAACTCTTCCCATTCCCGATGTCATGCGCGCTGCGATCCGCCCTGACATAGTGAACTTCGTTCACTCCAACATCTCCAAAAACAGCCGCCAACCCTACGCTGTCAGCCGCAAAGCTGGCCACCAAACATCCGCTGAGTCCTGGGGTACTGGACGCGCTGTTTCCCGTATCCCTCGTGTTGCTGGTGGTGGTACTCACCGTGCTGGTCAAGCGGCTTTCGGAAACATGTGTCGTGGTGGTCGCATGTTCGCTCCTACCAGGATCTGGCGCCGCTGGCACCGTAAGATCAATGTTAACCAGAAACGTTATGCTGTTGTTTCCGCTATTGCTGCATCTGCTGTTCCTTCCCTTGTTCTGGCTCGTGGTCACCGGATCGAGTCTGTCCCGGAGTTTCCTCTCGTTGTCGGAGATTCTGCTGAAGGAGTTGAGAAAACTAAGGAAGCTATCAAGCTTCTTAAGCATGTTGGAGCTTTCCCCGACGCCGAGAAAGCAAAGAACAGCCACGGAATCCGTCCTGGAAAAGGTAAAATGCGTAACCGTCGCTACATTTCCCGTAAGGGTCCATTGATCGTTTACGGAACTGAAGGAGCTAAAGCTGTTAAGGCTTTCAGGAACATTCCTGGTGTTGAGATCACCAATGTTGAAAGGttgaatcttttgaagcttGCACCTGGTGGTCATCTTGGTAGATTTGTGATTTGGACTAAAACTGCTTTCGAGAAATTGGATTCGATTTACGGGTCTTTTGACAAGGCTTCTGAGAAGAAAAAGGGTTATGTTCTTCCTAGGGCTAAGATGGTGAACTCTGATCTTACCAGGATTATTAATTCTGATGAGGTTCAGAGTGTTGTTAGGCCTGTTAAGAAGGATGTTAAGAGGGCTACTTTGAAAAAGAATCCTTTGAAGAATCTGAATGTTATGCTCAGGCTTAATCCTTATGCTAAGACTGCCAAGAGGATGGCTTTGCTTGCTGAAGCTGAGAGGGTTAAGGCTAAGAAGGAGAAGCTTGACAAAAAGAGGAAATCTGTTTCCAAG GAAGAAGCTTCTGCAATCAAGGCAGCAGGAAAAGCATGGTATCAAACTATGGTGTCTGATTCTGATTATACAGAATTTGATAACTTCTCCAAGTGGTTGGGCGTCTCACAGTGA